CGACAAACCCCTGCGACTGCACCAGTTTCAAGGCGGCCGGGGCCTGTTCGGGGCTCAGTTCAAACATCAGCCAGCCTCCTGATTTCAACTTCGCAGGCGATTGTTCCACGATCCGACGGATCACGTCCAGACCATCTGCTCCGCCGTCGAGCGCCAGGTGCGGTTCGTGATTGCGAATGTCAGCCGCCAAGCCCGCAATTTCCCCTTGTTGCACATACGGCGGGTTGCTGGTGATGACGTCAAACTGGCTGCCGCCTGGCACCGGTTGAAACAGGTCGCCCTGCAGCAACGTGACGCGGTCTTGCAGTTGATGGCGGTCGATGTTCGCCTGTGTGACGGCGGCGACATTGGGATCGAGCTCGACGGTCATCACTTTGGCGTTGAGCTGATTTTTGGCAATCGCGATCGGGACGCAGCCAGAACCGGAGCACAGATCCAGCACGTCTGCGCCAGGTAAATCTTTGAGGATCTCAATCGCGGCGACCACCAGAATCTCAGTGTCCGGACGGGGAATAAATACGCCCGGCTTGACCAGGAAATCGAGACTGAAGAACTCGCGGTGCCCTACCAGGTAGGCCACCGGTTCGGCGTTTGCCCGACGTTTCACCAGCTCTCGCATGACTGTGCGCTGTTCATCGGTCAGCGGCTGGTCGAACTGCGTGTAGAGCTGAATCCTTTTGCATTTTCGGGCGTGAGCCAGCAGCACCTCGGCATCGAGACGCGGAGTTTCACTCCCCCGCTCTTTCAGAAAGCCGATCGTCCAGTCCAGAATCCGTCGGACTGTCCATGGTTCTTCGGTTGTCATTGATCCCGCGGCCACATGTTTGTCATCCCTGAAACCGAACGTCGCCGAGCGGCCAGCCGGTTAGTCGTTAATGCCCTTCAAGCGTTCCTGGCGATCGAACTCCACCAGAGCGCCGATCATTTCTTCGAGATCCCCCTGCATAATCTGGTCGAGCTTGTAGAGCGTCAACCCGATGCGGTGATCGGTACAGCGTCCCTGGGGGAAGTTGTAAGTGCGAATTCGCTCGCTGCGGTCGCCTGAGCCGATGAGCGTGCGACGCTGGCTGGCCCGTTCTTCGGCAGCCTGCCGCTGCTGGGCTTCCAGAATGCGACCGCGGAGCACGCGCATCGCCTTCGCTTTGTTCTTGTGCTGGCTTTTCTCGTCCTGGCACTTCACCACCACTCCGGTCGGAAGGTGGGTGATGCGGACGGCGCTTTCTGTTTTGTTGACCTTCTGACCGCCGGGGCCCCCTGCCCGCATGGTGTCGATCCGCAGGTCTTCGTCGCGAATGACGAGTTCGACTTCGCTGGCCTCAGGCAGCACCGCCACGGTCGCCGCACTGGTATGCACCCGACCCTGGGCTTCGGTCTCAGGCACGCGCTGCACGCGATGCCCGCCGCTTTCAAACTGCAGTTGATGAAACGCCCCTTCCCCGGTCACGGAGAAGACCATTTCCTTGAAGCCCCCCATTTCCGAAGGGTACGACTCCATCAGTTCGAACTTCCAGCCGCGGCTTTCCACATATCGGGTGTACATGTTGTACAAATCGCCGGCGAACAGGGCCGCTTCTTCACCCCCGGTGCCGGCGCGGATTTCCATAATCAGTCCGCCGCGGGTGATCGAGTCGCCGGCGGTGACGATGTCTTCCAGCTCGGTCTGCAGTTTTGTTCGCTGTAACTCAAGCTGTTTCAGCTCGGCCTTGGCGTACTGGCAGGCGCTGGGGTCGGTTTCCGAATCCAGCATTTCCTGAGCGACGGCAATGTCGTCGAGCAGTTGATTGAACGTACGAACAGAGTGGGCAACTTTGCGCAGGCCGCCGTATTCGCGTTGAATTTCGACGACTCGGGACGGCGTCGAGAGAATCACCGGATCCTGAAGTTGTCGTTCGAGCTCTTCAAAGCGTCTGAGTTTGATTTCCAGGCTGGGAAACATGTGGACCTCGCGTATTCGACCAGGCAAAACGGCACAGACTCTCCCCCGCCAACCCTGGCAGGGGAGACTGCATTCGCCGCTAATGAAAAGGTCGGTGAAACATCGAGGAACCGGACGTTGAAGTTGTCAGTTTTTAGTCATCAGTTTTCAGTTTGAATGCACAATCAGCACCAAAACTCCGCTTTAACGAAGTTTGTCTCTGACTGAATACTGACGACTGAGAACTGAAAACTTTTCCAATCAAACAGAACAGGACGCATCCCGCCGTCCGGGAGGCGTCCTGACGCGGATTGTCAATTCACGAAAGCAGCGCCCGAGGGCGACTAGCCTTCCTTCTTGGCCCAGTTGTATTTCTTCTGGAACTTTTCGACGCGGCCGGCAGCGTCCACATACTTCATCTTACCGGTGAAGAACGGGTGCGATGCCGAGCTGATGTCGACCGTGATCAACGGATATTCCTTACCGTCCGTCCAGGTGATCTTTTCCTTGGACGTCATCGTCGATCGGGTCATGAAGCTGTAGTCTGCCCCGATGTCGTGGAACACCACCGACTGATACTTGGGATGAATGCCGTCTTTCATAGATCCGACCAAAATATATTTTTAAGTCCAGTAGGGAACGCCGCTTTCAACGCGCGGACCGAGTCCCGGTGAACGAGGAATTCTAGTGGCCTGACAGATCATCGGCAATCCCGCTCCAAAGATTTTGGAAATGCTGCTAGTTCTGGATTCATCTCGGTTTCCGGCAAGAACTCAGGCGCTTGGCAGACGGGAAATTCCTGGCAGACGGCCGGCGACTTGACAGTTCAGGGCGTTGAGAAGACAAAGACGACCGGTTAGGTCGTTCTTTCTTTTTACCGCTCGAACTCGCGGCAGGTGTTCTTTCTCTGCCCCACTGGACCTTGTGAACCATGCGCTCCCCTGCCGAACGTTATCCACGCCATCAATGTTACCGTCGACCAGACTCGACGCTAGCACTTAGTCTGGCAGTGCTGGCCCTCACTTTGCTCGCTGGTTGCGGCCAGAGAGAAACACAGGGCAAGCCTGCCGCGAAAGCGGTTCGTATTCTCAATGTCTCTTACGACCCCACGCGTGAACTGTGGAAAGACGTGAATCAGGCGTTCATCCCCAAGTACCGCAGAGAAACGGGTGTGGAACTGGAGATTCAGCAGTCGCATGCGGCCTCCGGCAGTCAGGCTCGTGCGATCATCGATGGACTGGAAGCGGACGTCGCCACCCTTTCCATCTGGTCCGACACCGACGCACTCAGAAAAAAGGGACTGCTCAAGGAAAAGTGGGAAGATTCGTTTCCGAATCGCTCGCTCCCCTACACTTCGACTGTCGTGTTTGTTGTCCGTCGGGGAAATCCAAAGGGCATCAAAGACTGGCCGGACCTCGTTTCACAGGACATCTCGGTGATTACGCCGAGTCCCAAAACCTCAGGAAACGGCAAACTGAGCTTTCTGGCCGCCTGGGGGAGCGTCATCGCCAGCGGAGGCACCGCGGAACAGGCACGGGATTTCGTCACGCGGCTCTATCAGAAAGTTCCGGTCCTCGACACCGGCGCTCGCGGGGCGACCACCACCTTCGCCCAAAAAGGGATCGGCGACGTGCATCTGTCGCTGGAAAGCGAAGCCTGGCTCGAAGTGCAGGAATCGCAAGGCGCACTCGAAATCGTTTATCCGCCTCAAAGCATTCTGCATGAACCCCATGTCGCCGTCGTCGACAAGACGGTCGATGCCCGAGGAACCAGGGTACCTGCCGAAGCGTATCTATTGTTTCTCTACACTCCGGAAGGCCAGGAAATCATTGCCCGGCACCACTTCCGACCGACTGACGAGGCAACTCTGCAGAAGCACCGGCAGGAATTCCCTCCGTTAAAGATGTTCACGATTCAAGACTTTGCCGCCGGCTGGGACGAAGCTCAGAAGGCGTTCTTCGCAGACGGGGCGGTCTTCGATCAGATTTATTCCGCCGGCACAAAGTAGGACAGTCGACCCGTTGGATTGCTGCCAAACTGCCGACGAATCAGATAGGATTGATGCGACTTCGTTCGCATGCATCCTTTTCTGGAGTTCGCCTCATGTCGCTTTCAGCGAGCCGCCGCACCTTTCTCAAACTCGCCGGAACCTCAATGTTTGCAGCAGGTGTTGCTCCCGCGCTGCTGGGAGCCGAAGACAAGTCGGGCACGAAACCGGTCGTCGTCGGGTCAGGCGACCTGAAGTTTGAGTGTCATCACAACTGGGGTCAGGTTCCCAGCGATATCAAGTGGAAGAACACCCACGGCGTCGCCGTCGACAAGGACGGCCTCGTCTATGTGACCCATCAGGGGACGCAAGACGCCCCTTGCGATACGGTGGTGGTCTTCGAACCGAGCGGGAAGTTCGTGCGGTCGTTCGGCAAGGAATACGCCGGCGGCGGGCACGGGATCGATATTCGTGACGAGGGGGGGACCGAATACCTGTATCTCTCAATCACCGCGCCGCATCGCGTGGTGGTGAAGTGCGACAAGCAAGGGAACGTCGTCTGGAAGCAGACCGCACCCGCCGAAGCGAACGTCTACGACGACAAGCATGCCTTCAGTCCGACCAACGTGTGCTTTGGTCCGGCTGGCGAGGTGTTTGTCGGCGACGGCTACGGCTCCAACTTCCTGCATCAGTACACCGCCGACGGCAAATGGGTCCGCACCTGGGGCGGACCCGGCAATCAGGCCGGTCAGCTTCGCACGCCGCACGGACAATGGCTCGACACCCGATCTCCCGACGGACCGCGAATCGTCGTGGCTGACCGCGCCAATGCCCGGCTGCAATACTTCTCACTCGAGGGCCAGCCGATCGAGATCCTGCAAGGGGTCAAGCAGGAACAGAAGGAATCCAACGGTAAGAAGAGTGAACTGGCGACGCCCGCCGGTCAACAGGTGCCGGTCACTTCGATCTACGGCATCAGCTTCCCCGCCGCGATTGATTCGCAAGGCGAATATCTGCTGGTCCCGGACCTGCATGCCCGCGTGATGATCTTCAATGGCAAGAACGAACTCGCGGCGAATCTGGGCTTTGATGAAGCCTGGACCGCCAAAGTGCTGGAAGGCAAGCCGTTCAAGATGCGGACGATGCCTGAGACCTGGGAGAACGGCAAGTTCGTGCATCCGCACGACGCCTGCTTCGACGCCGCCGGCAACATCTACGTCGCGGAATGGGTCGATCAGGGGCGTTTGACGTTCCTGAAGAAGGTTTGATGGTTGGGGCAAGCGGAGAGTGGGTTGTTGGTAGTGGGCAGGCTGATCGCCGACGCTACCAATAACCTCATCCATGTCTCCGTTGATGTTTCTGGATTTTGAGTATTGAAATTTGTTTCGAATTTCGTGCTTCGAATTTGGGATTTTGAAAGTCAACGCGAACTTTCAAAGATCAACTCTCCCCGCAACCCGCTCTCTTGTTTGGTGAAAACGGCGGCTTCTATACTGGCTCGATGCCGCCGGTAAACTGTATGCGTGCTGCAGCGTCGCACTCCGCGCACGCTGGCTCGCGCCTGTCCAACTCCGTGGCGGCCTGACTCAACAGGCCGCGTCGGGCTCTCGGGAGAATCGTTCGTGCTCGTCCGTATGGAACTTGCCAGGATCATCATCAGCGAGATCAACGACCAGCAAGTGGTCTTCCTGAGGGAAGTGGAAGGCGACCGTTCGTTTCCCATCTTGATCGGAATTTTTGAAGCGACGAGCATCGACCGCCGCGTGCAAGGCCACGTCCCGCCCCGGCCGCTGACGCACGATCTGCTCAAGAGCGTGATTCACGAACTCGGTGGCGAAGTGCAGGACGTGGTGATCACCAACCTGGTCGAACACACCTATTACGCGGTGATCCGCATCCGTCAAAACGGCGAACTGGTCGAAATCGACAGCCGCCCCAGCGACGCGATCGCTTTGGCGGCCCACTTCGACCCGCACCTGCCGATCTATGTGGACGAAGAAGTCATCGACGCGGCGACGTGATCTGCAGGGCTGACTGCGCGGGTGTCGGGGTCTAACAGCGGGAAGGCCCTGAATCCGCGATCCCCCGGCTAAGCAGGCAACATGACACCTAAAAGAAAGCTCGTCGTCATGGGAATCTTCTCGGCTTTGTTTGGTTGTCAGCAGAAAACCGCTGAGACGCCTGCTCTCAATCAGGAGGAGTACCGTGTCACCGCTCAACTCAACCACTTCTTGAGGCCGCTTGATCGGGGCAGTCGTTATGAAGATCCATTGCAAGAAGCATTAGCTCAGCAAGGGCTCGGTGAGGTCACCGGAGGTGGAACGATGCAACGAGAATCCGGAGAGATCGAATACATTGATGTCGAAATTTCGCTGACAGATTTGGAAGCCGGTGCACCGTTTGTGATTTCCCGCCTGGAAGAGGCTGGAGCCCCGAAAGGCTCCCTTCTCAAATGGCATGACGGATCAAAGTTTGTAACGGTTCCATTTGGGAAAAGAGAAGGTCTTGGCATTTATCTCGACGGCGTGAATCTGCCAGACGAAGTCTACAAAACATCTAATGTGAACACTGTGATTGAGGAATTAAATCGCCGAATCAACGGACATGGAGAACTACAGGGTTACTGGCAAGGAAACACGGAGACCGCCCTCTATTTCTATGGAGATAACGCTCAAGAAATGGCGGTGTCGATGAAAGATTTTCTCGACAAGGATCCTCTCTGCCAGGGATCGCGAGTTGTCACGATTGCCCCGAAGGAACAGTGAGAAAGTCTTCATGTTGACTTGACTGGAATTGATCGCTGCGGTGCCTCTTCTTGAATTGTCGAGGCAAGCAAAAGAAGAGGCGACGCGCCATGCTTGATAGGCGCCATCTCCGGGTTTTGGAGTCTGACCGACGGAATCGCCCTGTTTCAGCGTTTCGCTCGCGGAAGCATCCGATCGGACGGGGCATTCAATCCGTGTTCGACAGGGCCATTTCTCACCCGCCTCGCCCGGACGCCGCTGCAGCCGGGATTTGAAACATTACAAACTCCCCATGTTCTCCAATTGGCCCTCTTGACCTCCTGACTTCCCCCCATAACTTCGGCAGGGTCACCCCTTGGGGCCGTCAGTGGAAGGGGGCAATGTCATTTGTGGTTTACTTGGAGAGACAGCGATGCAGTTGGCAAGAAGAGCGTTCCTGGTGATTGGCCTGCTGGTGTTAGGTTTGGGATCGAGCGGCTGCGATAAAGCCAGCACGACGACGATCACGATTCGCAACCAGACCGGCTCGGCCGTCACGATCAACGCCTACATCACCGGCGGCGGAAAAACCTATGAGCTGAACCAGAAGAATCTGGCCAACGGCAAGGCCGTCACGAAGAAGTACTGCACCCGGTTGCCCAAGGGAAGCACCTACCCGCTGCAGGGGACGGTGACGGTTGGCGGCACAACCAAGCCCCTGCCCGCCGGCATGAATGTCATGATCGGGGAGACCAACTCGTTCGTGCTGACGTCTCCCGCACCGGGAGCTATCCGAGCGACGGTCTATCTGAATGCCACCGTCAAGGTGGTGCTGGACTTCTAATCCCGATCCCCCGAAGTTCTGGAGAGCACAACAGCGGCAACTCGCCTGAGGCAGTTGCCGCTGTTTTTTGTTGGGAGCAATTTGATTCCCGAGATTGAGTTGAACCAGAAAACCCCGATTCGGCGTTCCACGCTTCGAATCCGGCCTGATCAACGCCCTGCATTCCAATTCAAGTTCTGCCGAGCCATTCGTTCTCCCTCCTGATCGTGCCACGCATCCGGTGGGATCATCAACATTGCTGCCAGGGCGAAAATCCTCTCGGCAACGCATGGTCGTCTCGCTGTTCGCAACCCGATAAGATGCCGGGTCAACTCCCCCTGCTCAATTCGGGTTTCGTTCATGATGCGCGTCCTGCGATTTGTCTGTCGCTCGCTCTACCGGGTGCCGTTGCCGGGTCGCGTGCTCATTGGCGTGCTGCTCGGACTGGCTGTCGGTTTCACATTCCGACAGCGTGAGATGGCCTTCGGCTGGACCACGGCTGACTTCGGAGTCCTGGCCGGGCAATATGTCCAACTGCTGACGGCGCTGGCCACTCCCCTGATCTTTTTTGCCATCATTGACGCCTTCGTCCGCACCGAAATCAGCGGCCGTCAGGGGGTGCGGATGATCGTGATCTGCCTGGGGAATGTCGCCGTGGCATTTGCGATCGGCCTGACGATTCTGAACTACTGGCATCCTGGCGAGTCGTGGAAGCAGCGATTCGCAGAGCCCGCTCCTCAGTCGGTCTCGCAGGACGCAGGAGCCGCTTCGGCGAAAGCCCCGAAGGTGCCTGAGACGAAGGGCTCGTTGTCGCCGCTTGATCTGATGAAGTCGTATGTCCCCAAGAGCATCGCCCACCCGTTCCTCGATAACATGGTGCTCACGGTGGCCGTGCTGGCAATTTTCATCGGCCTCGCGCTCCGCACGTTGAGATCGACCGAAGATGCTGAACTGGTGGTTGCGATTACGACCTTTGATCAATTCATCATCGCGTCGTTTCAGATTGTGTTGAAGCTGCTGCTGTGGCTGATCGAGCTCGCTCCGATTGCGATCTTTCTGGCTGTGGCGAACGTCATCGGCGCCTCAGGCTGGGCCACTTTCCAGATGATGGGGGTCTTTCTGCTGACTGTGTGTGCAGGTCTGGCGATCCATTCCCTCATCTATTACCCGTTAAGCATCTGGGTTCTCACTGGCCGTCGACCCTCGCAGTTCTTCGGGCAAGGCGGAGGTGCGATACTGACGGGCTTGTCCCTCAATAGCAGTCTCGCCACTGCTCCGCTGACGCTGGAAGCCTTGCGACGCATGGGCGTCAGCGACTCGTCTGCCAGACTGTCCGCCTGTGTCGGAACGAATTTCAACAACGACGGCGTGACGCTGTACGAAGCCATCACCGCCCTGTTCGTCGCGCAGGCGATCGGCCTCGAAATGCAGATTGGGGAGCAGCTCGCAATTCTGCTCGCCGCGCTGG
This window of the Planctomicrobium piriforme genome carries:
- a CDS encoding bifunctional nuclease family protein — protein: MLVRMELARIIISEINDQQVVFLREVEGDRSFPILIGIFEATSIDRRVQGHVPPRPLTHDLLKSVIHELGGEVQDVVITNLVEHTYYAVIRIRQNGELVEIDSRPSDAIALAAHFDPHLPIYVDEEVIDAAT
- a CDS encoding type B 50S ribosomal protein L31 — its product is MKDGIHPKYQSVVFHDIGADYSFMTRSTMTSKEKITWTDGKEYPLITVDISSASHPFFTGKMKYVDAAGRVEKFQKKYNWAKKEG
- a CDS encoding dicarboxylate/amino acid:cation symporter, which codes for MMRVLRFVCRSLYRVPLPGRVLIGVLLGLAVGFTFRQREMAFGWTTADFGVLAGQYVQLLTALATPLIFFAIIDAFVRTEISGRQGVRMIVICLGNVAVAFAIGLTILNYWHPGESWKQRFAEPAPQSVSQDAGAASAKAPKVPETKGSLSPLDLMKSYVPKSIAHPFLDNMVLTVAVLAIFIGLALRTLRSTEDAELVVAITTFDQFIIASFQIVLKLLLWLIELAPIAIFLAVANVIGASGWATFQMMGVFLLTVCAGLAIHSLIYYPLSIWVLTGRRPSQFFGQGGGAILTGLSLNSSLATAPLTLEALRRMGVSDSSARLSACVGTNFNNDGVTLYEAITALFVAQAIGLEMQIGEQLAILLAALVGSMGIAGIPNSGLIILALVLKAAKLPEQAIEIAIPLVYSVDFLVARLRSAVNVMGDLQVAILLDGPVKTEEPKTLNEAEA
- the prmC gene encoding peptide chain release factor N(5)-glutamine methyltransferase yields the protein MTTEEPWTVRRILDWTIGFLKERGSETPRLDAEVLLAHARKCKRIQLYTQFDQPLTDEQRTVMRELVKRRANAEPVAYLVGHREFFSLDFLVKPGVFIPRPDTEILVVAAIEILKDLPGADVLDLCSGSGCVPIAIAKNQLNAKVMTVELDPNVAAVTQANIDRHQLQDRVTLLQGDLFQPVPGGSQFDVITSNPPYVQQGEIAGLAADIRNHEPHLALDGGADGLDVIRRIVEQSPAKLKSGGWLMFELSPEQAPAALKLVQSQGFVETGVKNDLSGQARVIVGRKAK
- the prfA gene encoding peptide chain release factor 1; this translates as MPGRIREVHMFPSLEIKLRRFEELERQLQDPVILSTPSRVVEIQREYGGLRKVAHSVRTFNQLLDDIAVAQEMLDSETDPSACQYAKAELKQLELQRTKLQTELEDIVTAGDSITRGGLIMEIRAGTGGEEAALFAGDLYNMYTRYVESRGWKFELMESYPSEMGGFKEMVFSVTGEGAFHQLQFESGGHRVQRVPETEAQGRVHTSAATVAVLPEASEVELVIRDEDLRIDTMRAGGPGGQKVNKTESAVRITHLPTGVVVKCQDEKSQHKNKAKAMRVLRGRILEAQQRQAAEERASQRRTLIGSGDRSERIRTYNFPQGRCTDHRIGLTLYKLDQIMQGDLEEMIGALVEFDRQERLKGIND
- a CDS encoding NHL repeat-containing protein gives rise to the protein MSLSASRRTFLKLAGTSMFAAGVAPALLGAEDKSGTKPVVVGSGDLKFECHHNWGQVPSDIKWKNTHGVAVDKDGLVYVTHQGTQDAPCDTVVVFEPSGKFVRSFGKEYAGGGHGIDIRDEGGTEYLYLSITAPHRVVVKCDKQGNVVWKQTAPAEANVYDDKHAFSPTNVCFGPAGEVFVGDGYGSNFLHQYTADGKWVRTWGGPGNQAGQLRTPHGQWLDTRSPDGPRIVVADRANARLQYFSLEGQPIEILQGVKQEQKESNGKKSELATPAGQQVPVTSIYGISFPAAIDSQGEYLLVPDLHARVMIFNGKNELAANLGFDEAWTAKVLEGKPFKMRTMPETWENGKFVHPHDACFDAAGNIYVAEWVDQGRLTFLKKV
- a CDS encoding sulfate ABC transporter substrate-binding protein, producing the protein MRSPAERYPRHQCYRRPDSTLALSLAVLALTLLAGCGQRETQGKPAAKAVRILNVSYDPTRELWKDVNQAFIPKYRRETGVELEIQQSHAASGSQARAIIDGLEADVATLSIWSDTDALRKKGLLKEKWEDSFPNRSLPYTSTVVFVVRRGNPKGIKDWPDLVSQDISVITPSPKTSGNGKLSFLAAWGSVIASGGTAEQARDFVTRLYQKVPVLDTGARGATTTFAQKGIGDVHLSLESEAWLEVQESQGALEIVYPPQSILHEPHVAVVDKTVDARGTRVPAEAYLLFLYTPEGQEIIARHHFRPTDEATLQKHRQEFPPLKMFTIQDFAAGWDEAQKAFFADGAVFDQIYSAGTK